The Paramisgurnus dabryanus chromosome 17, PD_genome_1.1, whole genome shotgun sequence genome includes the window AAAGACTGCAGGAGAAGATCAGAATCTCTCTCAATACTTTATTCTTCATTTAATAGAAGTTATTTATGATATCTGTCGACTCTTACCACCCAGGCGTGAGCAGGACCgaccagcagcagcagcagaaaCATCATGATGAAGCCGTCTGTACTTTGTATGTGTCAGATATCAACACAACTGTGACTTTATATACAATAACTTATCAGAGTTCATCTCAAACATATGGACTACTCCCATAATCATTGCAGGTTATTGTATAATAGATAAACATTGAATTGCTCAATATTTACTTATGATGTCGTACATATTTTATTGGTGGTCTGAATGAGATTGTGGATTATTGAAACTTGAAGGACCTGAAAAAAAGCTTGTTTATAAAACCTGGTAAATTTGTTTTGAAGCCTCTTTATAATAGTCATGTGACCTGTAGGATGTAAAATTGGATCATAACGGTCAAGCCTTGGTCATATATGTGTCTGTCCGTCCCTCCATAAATGAGGATCAACAGTTTTAGTTGTCAGTTTAAAGCTTATGGTCTTCAGTCAGTGTGGATATAAAGATCTCCTGTGTGTTTGATGAGTGTAACAGTTTATATCTCATAAATTGTTCATGTTGACtcaccccccccacacacacacacgcacacacacatactgcaCTGTATGTCAGGTGTTTTTCTATACCTGAGTTACTAATAATCCCTAAAAAAACACCTCTAGAGGAATGTGAAAAGTTTCATAACATACAGTAAGTTCTTTATTTTATGCCATCTTTATATTCAAATTACTTTGTAATGATTctataatttataaattaaataatgtatacattcgttaaaaaatgcaataatttGTTGGAGATTGTCTTCAGATGTTAAATTGATTGACTGGAATAATATTAGTCATGGTCTAGTAATGAGTGTAACACTGTTTAAAGTCAGAACCTAATACACACAGACCTCataagaaataattttagatGTCCAATtgaacttactattatttattttgaataGAGATGAGTTGTTGTAACTTATCAAATATAGTTGAAagaagtcaacttcattttataagttataacaactcatctctattcgagataaataatagtaagttgacatgactagtaaatctaagttgattcaacaaaaaacttAAGGCAgcaaaaatgttttacagtgcaGCAACATTTAAACATCTAGATATTTACAGATATATATTGGACAGATAGATATTTAaattaacactgtaaaaaaatctttgctgccttaaagttttttcttaaatcaactcagatttactaGTCATGTCAACTGctattactattatttatcttgacaggAGATGACTtgttataaaatgaagttgacttttttcaactatatttaTAAGTTTTAATAACTCATcttaagttataacaactcatctctataGTCAAGATAAACAATAGAGAGtttaaataacttttaaatctgagttgattcaacaacaaaaaattaaggcagcaaagtatttttacagtgaagttGCATCAGTAAATGTCtacattttattaattacctTTGTTAAGCTACACAGACTTATATCATATAACAGTTAAAACAGTTAAAAACAACtcggttttgcaagtcaattcaacctactattttaagttttgacttgtgaattacatttttttcaattaaattccATGCATTAAAGCTTTTGGACAAATGACTTATAGGAGAGAGaattgtgtaattattttaggCAGATTTATGCTTTTCTAAAGTGTCATGTTGGTTGAAGTGATTTATTAGAGCTAACCTACACCTATCAAAATATAGATACAGTATTATTAATATTACTGATTTTGCCAACATATAAAATTGTGCAAATTGTGAGGCATACCGTACGGATTCTATTTGTGCATGTAAGGGTTCTTGTCTTGTTCATTGTTcaagtcttttattttgaagttctcacgttcatgtcttttattttgatattgttCATCGTCATGGCTGTTTCTAGTTTCTAAtttccatatatatatatatatatatatatatatatatatatatatatatatatatatatatatatatatatatatatatatatatagccctCATGTTTCCTTTGTCTCTGGTTGGTTATTGAATGTATGCTGTCTTTATGTGATGCAACGTTGTTACTCTTGTTCATATTTCTGATTTTTGTCCTTGTCCTTCATGCCATGGATTACTTTACTATCTGCACTTAGATCTATGGAGCTAAACATTTAGATCCTGCTTTTGTTTTATGTCTGGACAACACATTACAGTGCATGCCAAAAAAATTTGGTATAATTCAAATATAAGCCCCATTACTTGTGCCCCAAATGATCTTTTCCATATTCcttaaaaataaagagaaaCAGTGAAGCAGGATGACAAGTGAACCTCACATTATTTTTTGCTGTTGAGATATATATGCATGTTTTTTTCTCAGTATTTAATGTGTATGAATGAAGATTTTTAATTTATGAGACATTATAAAGTTTATTTGACAAATTCAACATGCACTGATATAATAGGAATGACTCTGACTCGAGAATGCTTGAAAGAGTTTATTAGAGAAACAGAAATATAAAACATTCAGTCCAGAAGAGCTGAATGTAAAAATATTCATCATTCAGATTAGTTTTCATGGTTTATCTTAGGAGTATCATCCTGGTTGAACCAAACATGATAGTTGACATAGTAACCATTGTTGTACATGTAAAGTTTCTGATCGGTGGGGTTGTAGTCTAAGTAAACGTAGGAGTCCTGAAACTTCTCAAACTGAATACTAACATAAGTCTCCTGTCTGGTGTGAGTGTTAAAGGTGTAAAAGATCTCTTCAGTTTTAGAGTCAACAGATCGAGTGGCGTACAGTACACCGCACACCATGAACACATTACCTAcagatggtttaaaaacacTCGTCTGCCAAACCTCCTGTAGTTCAAGTGAGTTTTCGTCGATCTTTCCCAACACCAGTTTACCATTGGAAGCCTCTGTAGCGTAAGTGACCCACAGTCCGGACTCATCGGCCGCAAAGTCCAGATTCTGGTTTGGAGAGTAATGATAGGAGAATCTGGTGGTGGCTTCTGGAAGCACTTTGGTCTGGACCGTGGCGCTGGTCAGGTTAAACTTTGCCATACTGAACGGGTTATTGTATTGGTAGTAAAGAGCATTGGAGCGCACAATGTAATTATTACCACTGCCTCTCCAGTCATATTTATATGCAACGTAAAGCTGATTTGTTTGAAAGGCTTGTCTGATGATGAGTTTATAATAGTCGGAGTAAAGTGTGACTGTACTGAACACTGTGTCAGCAGCACCAGCGTACCAGTACATATCCTCTGAACCTGACACTGGACTCGAGTCTTTACCCCAACCTCCGTACTTATAACCTGAATTCAGATTGGCATTCAGCTGACTGATGATCGGCTTACTGATTCGGTTAATTCCACCGTGACTGCAGACTCCTGCAATAAACATTAACATGACATGAGTTATAAAGAAATCCAGGTTAGTTAGACTGGAATGGTTCAGGGAAACTCACCGATGTTGGGGTTAAAGATTTCATTGTGGCGTCTCTCACACTCCAGCAGTTTCTGTTGAAGAATGATGTATTGTCGACG containing:
- the olfm4.1 gene encoding olfactomedin-4; this encodes MIFTLLSCLLLNTAVQAALDTWTNGTTDPNEECVCEAFLPNGTFPNGELILLESTSIEIQRKLEIEINKLEMYEAQVKVYISKIVNLTVLIESMEADPDSYNELHIEEVKIKIKQVEALIMELQASVQITSAVLITIREQIDVMISALTHLEITYDRNLVLVTRRQYIILQQKLLECERRHNEIFNPNIGVCSHGGINRISKPIISQLNANLNSGYKYGGWGKDSSPVSGSEDMYWYAGAADTVFSTVTLYSDYYKLIIRQAFQTNQLYVAYKYDWRGSGNNYIVRSNALYYQYNNPFSMAKFNLTSATVQTKVLPEATTRFSYHYSPNQNLDFAADESGLWVTYATEASNGKLVLGKIDENSLELQEVWQTSVFKPSVGNVFMVCGVLYATRSVDSKTEEIFYTFNTHTRQETYVSIQFEKFQDSYVYLDYNPTDQKLYMYNNGYYVNYHVWFNQDDTPKINHEN